A stretch of DNA from Fusobacterium sp.:
ATTTGTTTTCATCTCTCAGTGCTTCAACCAACTTTAGTGACGTGAGTATTCCATCTCCTGTAGTTGCATGTTCTAAAAGTATAATATGACCTGATTGTTCTCCTCCAATAGCTGCTTCACTTGCTATCATTTTTTCAAGCACATATCTATCTCCTACATTTGCTCTCAATAGTTCTATTCCATTTTCTTTCAAATAATTTTCAAGTCCCATATTGCTCATTACTGTTGTAACTACTTTATTTCCTTTTAAATCTCCTTTTTTCTTCATAAGAAGAGCTAAAACAGCTATTATTTTATCTCCATCAACTATGTTCCCATTTCTATCAACAGCCATAAGTCTATCAGCATCTCCATCATATGCAAGTCCAAGATCCGCTTCATAGCCAATTACTACTTTTGCAAGTATTTCTGGATGTGTTGAACCACATTTTACATTGATATTTCTTCCATTAGGTGCATCATTTATTACTACAACCTCTGCTCCCAATGCTAAAAATACATCCCTTGCTATTCTATAAGCTGATCCATTAGCTGTATCAACTATTATTTTCATTCCAGAAAAATCACCTTTTACACATGAAAGAAGATGATCTCTGTATAAAAAATATTCATCTTCAGCATATTTGAACCTTCCTACTTCATCTCCTGCTATGGCATTTTTAGTTATTTCAACATAATTATCCATCAATCTTTCAATTTCTGCTTCTGTTTCATCAGGGAGTTTATATCCATTTGAACCAAATACTTTAAGTCCATTATCTTTTGCTGGATTATGAGAAGCTGATATCATTATTCCTGCATCTGCTCCCTTAGTTTTAGTTATATGGGCTACTGCTGGTGTAGATATAACCCCTACAAAGTCTATATCTACTCCCATAGAATTCAATCCTGCTGTAAGAGCTGATCTTAACATATATCCTGACCTTCTCGTATCACTTCCCATTATAACTTTTATTTTTCCATTACTTTTTTTCTGCTTAAGATAATATCCCAGTGCATAACCTAATCTGAGTGCTATATCTACTGTAAGATCTCTGTTTGCTTCTCCTCTGATACCGTCTGTTCCAAAATATTTTCTCATAATTCATTACCTCTTCTTAAATTTAATTTTTCTCCAATAAAACCTGTTATAATTCCTGCCACTACACCTATAGCCAAAAAGCCCCATACAAACATCATTATAGATTTTGAATATAGGGTGATATTTCTAAAAATAAGAAAATATACAACTATAAGTTGAATCAGATTGTGAAGAAAGGCAGAAAGAGAACTGATTGCTAAAAGAGAAAGGTATTTCCTAAATTTATAAAGCCCAACCATAAACAAAGTAGTTGCCCCTCCAGCTGATAAACTTATTATAAAACCTGGGGTGAAAAGAGTTCCTAACATTAGAGCCTGAATAAGGATTCTAAGCAATACAACCTCAATCGCAAGCTTAGAATCAAATTTTTCAAGAGCTATTAATACAGCTATATTAGATAATCCTATTTTCATCCAAGGAAAAGGTTTTGGAATAAAGTTTTCTGCCAGAGAAAGATACAATGCAAGCAAAACTAATGCTGTTAAATATATCTCTCGTCTGTTTTCCTTCATTCCTATACCCTTAACACTGCTTTCATTCCAAGTTTATCACTATATCTTTCTAAGATTGGTTTTACCTCTACATTTATAAACTCCTCTGTCTGTTCAGGGGCAAAACCTATAAAGTTCTTAGGAGATAAAATTTTCAGCAGTCTATCTTTATCTAAGTTAAAGTATTTATCATTTAATATTCTTTCTATAAGATCATTTTCTTTACCTTCTATTTTTACCATTTTTCCCGCTTCCATAGAATGAACTCTTATTCTTTCATGAAGTTCTTGCCTATCTCCACCATTTTTTACACATTCCATTATGATATACTCTGTAGACATAAAAGGAAGTTCAGACGTTAAATGCTTCTCTATTATTTTTGGATAAACTACTAATCCATCAAGAACATTTTTCCAAATTATCAATATAGCATCTATTGCAAGAAAAGCCTGTGGTAATGATAATCTCTTATTGGCTGAATCATCAAGAGTTCTTTCAAACCATTGAGTTGCTGCTGTCATAGCTGTACTTTGCTGAAGAGCTATTACAAATTTTGCAAGAGAAGATATTCTTTCACTTCTCATAGGATTTCTTTTATAAGCCATAGCTGATGACCCAATCTGACTCTTCTCAAATGGTTCTTCAACTTCTTTCAAATGCTGTAAAAGTCTTAAATCATTTGTAAACTTATGGGCTGACTGAGCTATATTTGCAAGAAGATTCATAATTTCTGAATCAACTTTCCTATCATAAGTCTGTCCAGTAACAAGGAATCTTTTATCAAATCCCATTTTCTCTGTTATTTTTTCATCCAAAGCTTTTACTTTAGAAAAATCATCATTAAACAATTCTTTAAAACTTGCCTGTGTTCCAGTAGTTCCTTTAACACCTCTAAATCTTAAAGTTTTTTCTCTGAATTCAAGTTCTTCCAAGTCAAGAAGAAGACTCTGAAGCCATAGAGTAGCTCTTTTTCCTACAGTAGTCAACTGAGCTGCCTGAAAATGAGTAAATCCTAACGTTGGAAGTTCCTTATATTCCATTGCAAATTTTGACATTTCAGATATTACATTTATAAGTTTAGTTTTAACTATATCCAATCCATCTTTTATCTGAATAAGATCTGTATTATCTCCAACAAAAGCACTTGTAGCACCAAGATGAATTATAGGCATTGCCTTTGGTGCCTGTGTTCCAAATGTATGTACATGTGCCATTACATCATGTCTAAATTCAGATTCTTTTTTTGCTGCAAGTTCATAATCAATATTATAAATATTAGCTTTCATTTCTGCTATCTGTTCATCAGTTATATGAAGACCTAATTCTTTTTCAGATTCAGCTAAGGCTATCCACAGTTTTCTCCAAGTAGAGAATTTTTTATCAGGTGAAAAATTCTCAAGCATCTCCTTTGAACTATATCTTTCTGCTAAAGGGTTTGAATAAATATTCATATTCATTTTTTATTTACCATCCTTTTTAGTATTTATAGATTTTTATTGTCATTTTGATAATGTAAAACTATTTTATTCTATGATCAATTTTTGACCATTATATAAGCTGTTTCCCCTGTATCAGTATAATAGTTTTTTCTAGTAGCTATCAGTTCAAAACCGCTTTTCTTGTAAAATTCTATAGCTCCCTTATTATTTTCTCTAACTTCAAGCATTATAGGTATCTGAGCAAGAGAAAAGATGTATTTTATCATTTTTTCCCCTATACCTTTTCTTCTATATTCTTTATTTACTGCTATTTTCA
This window harbors:
- the glmM gene encoding phosphoglucosamine mutase, producing MRKYFGTDGIRGEANRDLTVDIALRLGYALGYYLKQKKSNGKIKVIMGSDTRRSGYMLRSALTAGLNSMGVDIDFVGVISTPAVAHITKTKGADAGIMISASHNPAKDNGLKVFGSNGYKLPDETEAEIERLMDNYVEITKNAIAGDEVGRFKYAEDEYFLYRDHLLSCVKGDFSGMKIIVDTANGSAYRIARDVFLALGAEVVVINDAPNGRNINVKCGSTHPEILAKVVIGYEADLGLAYDGDADRLMAVDRNGNIVDGDKIIAVLALLMKKKGDLKGNKVVTTVMSNMGLENYLKENGIELLRANVGDRYVLEKMIASEAAIGGEQSGHIILLEHATTGDGILTSLKLVEALRDENKYIDEMIKDIKDWPQKLINVTVDNKKKNIWNQNKNITDFIAVKEKEMEGLGRVLVRTSGTEPLVRVMVEGKEMSVVEKVVNEIAEIVKKELA
- a CDS encoding Gx transporter family protein; its protein translation is MKENRREIYLTALVLLALYLSLAENFIPKPFPWMKIGLSNIAVLIALEKFDSKLAIEVVLLRILIQALMLGTLFTPGFIISLSAGGATTLFMVGLYKFRKYLSLLAISSLSAFLHNLIQLIVVYFLIFRNITLYSKSIMMFVWGFLAIGVVAGIITGFIGEKLNLRRGNEL
- the purB gene encoding adenylosuccinate lyase, whose translation is MNMNIYSNPLAERYSSKEMLENFSPDKKFSTWRKLWIALAESEKELGLHITDEQIAEMKANIYNIDYELAAKKESEFRHDVMAHVHTFGTQAPKAMPIIHLGATSAFVGDNTDLIQIKDGLDIVKTKLINVISEMSKFAMEYKELPTLGFTHFQAAQLTTVGKRATLWLQSLLLDLEELEFREKTLRFRGVKGTTGTQASFKELFNDDFSKVKALDEKITEKMGFDKRFLVTGQTYDRKVDSEIMNLLANIAQSAHKFTNDLRLLQHLKEVEEPFEKSQIGSSAMAYKRNPMRSERISSLAKFVIALQQSTAMTAATQWFERTLDDSANKRLSLPQAFLAIDAILIIWKNVLDGLVVYPKIIEKHLTSELPFMSTEYIIMECVKNGGDRQELHERIRVHSMEAGKMVKIEGKENDLIERILNDKYFNLDKDRLLKILSPKNFIGFAPEQTEEFINVEVKPILERYSDKLGMKAVLRV
- the rimI gene encoding ribosomal protein S18-alanine N-acetyltransferase — protein: MVEELIDKKNLLEIAEIEKEIFANTAFSMKQLEEMKEIERYRFFITKIEEKVAGYIILYDTIDVWEIMKIAVNKEYRRKGIGEKMIKYIFSLAQIPIMLEVRENNKGAIEFYKKSGFELIATRKNYYTDTGETAYIMVKN